The segment AGATGTGTATAAGAGACAGGCCTTTACCAACTGGGCGGGGGCGCAGGTGCTGTGGCAGTGGCTGGGCCTGCGGCCGGGCAGTCCGGCCCGGGGCAAGGGGGCGACGGGCCGCTGGGGGGTGACGGTGGCGGGGGCGCCGGCGGGGGGGACGCCCGAGCGCGGGGCCACCTTGCGGGGGGGCTTCAATGTGACGGGCAACGGGATGCCCGCCGGGGCCTATCCGGCGGGGGCGGGTTACACGCATTACCGCTGGCGGCTGGACGGCGGCCCCTGGAGCGCCGAGACGCCCATTGGCACGCCCATTGTCCTGAGCGGCCTGCCGGACGGCCAGCATGTGGTGGAGGTGGCGGGCAAAAACGATGTCGGCTGGTACCAGGACGACCCGGTGTTCGGCGAAGACGCCGTCGTCACCCGCGTCACTTGGGTGGTGGATGGACGCTCCTCACCGGTGCGCCTCAGTGAGGTGCTCGCCGCCAATCGCAACGTGACCAACCACTTCGGCACCACGCCGGATGCCGTGGAGCTGTATAATGCCAGTGATGCGGAGATCCGCCTGGACGGCCTGCGGTTGACCGATGATCCCACCGTGCCCGACAAGTTCACCTTCCCGGCCAACACGATCCTCGGTCCGCGCCAGTATCTCGTGCTGTGGGCCAACGAACCGGATGGCACGCCGGGGTATCACCTGGGCTTCAACCTGAGCCAGACGGGCGAGGGCGTCTATCTCTACCATGCGGTGGCCTACGGCGGCGAGTTGTTGGACAAGGTGGAATTCGGCCTGCAATTAACCGATTATTCCATCGCCCGTTTCGAAGACGGCCAATGGCGGCTGGCCCAGCCCACCCTCGGCGGGCCCAATGTGGGCGCCCCCACGGGCGACATCTTTGCCCTGCGCCTCAATGAATGGCTGGCCCTCGCGCGCACGCCCTATGAGTGTGATTTCGTGGAAATCTTCAATCCCCAGCCGCTGCCGGTGCCCCTGGGCGGCCTCTACCTGAGCGATGAAATGGTGAGCTGGCGCAACCGGCACGCCTTGCCGCCATTGTCCTTCATTGCCGGCGGCGGTTATCAACTGCTGCTGGCCGATGGCAATGAACAGGCCGGCGCAGACCACCTGAGTTTCCGGCTGGAAGATACGCACGGCGGCCTGGGTCTGTATGCGCCCGATTTGACCCCCATTGACATCGTGGTGTACGACCGCCAAAACCCCAACGCCTCCATGGGCCGCTCGCCCAATGGCAGCACCAACGTGGTGATCTTTGCCACCCCCACCCCCGGCGCCCCCAACCCCACCGTGGGCACGGCCGCCCCCTTCGGCGGCGCGCTGGTCATCAACGAAGTCCTCGCCCAAAACACCTTGACCGTGGTGGACGGCCGCACCCCGGACTGGCTGGAACTCTACAATGGCTCCACCAACACGGCGGATTTGAGTGATTGCAGCCTCACCGATAATGCCGCCAATCCGCGAAAATATGTCTTTGCCCCCGGCACCACCCTGCCCCCGGGCGGGTATCTGCGCCTCTACTGCGACAGTGTCCTGCCCGTCTCCACCAACAACACCGGCTTCGGCCTCAGCGTGAACGGCGGCGGCGTGTATCTGTATGACAAGCCCGCCAATGGCGGCGGCCTGATCAGCGCGGTGAATTATGGCTGGCAGGTGGCCAACCTCTCCATCGGCCGCGTCCCCAACGGCAGCACCAACTGGGGGCTTTGCCTCCCCACCCCCGCCGCCGGCAACATGGCCGTCGCCTCCCTCGGCGATCCCGCCCTGGTCCGCATCAACGAATGGATGGCCAACCCCAAGAACGGTGATGACTGGTTCGAGTTGTACAACCCCAGCTTCCAGCCCGTGGCCCTCGGCGGGTACTTCCTCACCGATACCCTCGGCAACCCCCTCAAGCATCCCATCCCGCCGCTCTCCTTCATCGGCAGCGGCACCAACGGCTTCGTCCGTTTGATCGCCGACAGCAACCCCGGCGCAGGCCCAGACCACGTCAACTTCTCCCTGCGCGCCGCCGGCGAGGCCCTCGGCCTGTTCACCCCGGCCGGCAGCCCGGTGGACACCGTGGAATTTGGCGCGCAGGACGAGGGCGTTTCCGAGGGACGCCTGCCCGACGGCGCGGCGGCCATCCGCCGTTTCCCCAACACCGCCACCCCGGGCGAGGCAAACTACGCCCTCATGAGCCATATCGTGATCAACGAGGCCCTCACCCACACCGATCCGCCTCTCGAAGACGCCATCGAAATCCTCAACCTCGGCACCCAGGCGGTGGACCTCGCCGGCTGGTGGCTGAGCGATGATCCGTCCTTCCCGCAGAAATATCAGATCACCGGCCCCGCCGTCCTGCCCCCCGGCGGCTTCCTGGTGGTTTATGAGCAGCAGTTCACCAATCGCGACCTGGCCGCCGTGCCCTTCGCCCTCAGCTCACGCGGCGATGAAATCGTCCTGGCCGAGGCGGTCAACAACCAGCTCACCGGCTACCGCGCCCAGGTCAGGTTTGGCGCGGCCGCCACCGGCGTTTCCTTTGGCCGTTACGTCAACAGCGTGGGCGAAGCCCACTTTGTTGCCCTGAGCGCCCGCACCTTTGGCGTGGATGACCCCGCCACCGTCGAGCAATTCCGCCAGGGCCGCGGCGCGCCCAACGCCCCGCCGCTGGTGGGGCCGGTGGTGATCAGTGAAATCATGTATCACCCGCCGGACCTGGGCACCAATGACAACGTGCTCCATGAATACCTCGAATTGCAGAACATCACCACCGCCCCCGTGGCGCTGTTTGATCCGGCCTATCCCACCAACACCTGGCGCCTGCGCGACGCCGTGGACTTCGAATTCCCGCCCAACACCACCCTCATGCCGGGCGAGGTCATCCTCGTGGTGAGCTTCGATCCCCAGGCCGACACCAACGCCCTGGCCGCCTTCCGCGCCCAATATCATCTGCCCTCCGCCGCCACAATTCTGGGACCCTACCGCGGCAAACTGGCCAACAACAACGATGCCATTGAGCTGGAACGCCCCGATACCCCCGACACCAACGGCGTGCCCTACATCCTGGTGGAGCGCGTCCGCTACACCGACCAGGCCCCCTGGCCGGTGGAAGCCGACGGCGCCGGCTACGCCTTGCAGCGGGTTGACCTCCGCGCCTACGGCAACGATCCCATCAACTGGCGCGCCGACATCCCCAGCCCCGGCCCGGCCGCCGCCCCGCTGGACATTGACAACGACGGCATCCCCAACGCCTGGGAGCTGGCCCACGGCCTGGACCCCTTCAACCCCCTGGACGCCCAGGTGGATTCCGATGGCGACGGTTTGAGCAATTATCAGGAGTACCTGGCCGGCACCAACCCCTTTGATGCCCGCAGCTCCCTCAAGCTCCTCCTCGCCCCGGCCTCGGGCGCCCCCGGCCAGTTGCGCCTGAACTTTGAAGCGGCTCCCGACCGCAGTTACCGGCTGGAGCAGGCCACCCGCCTGCTCCCGGCCGATTGGCAGGTGCTCACCAATATCAGCGCCGCCCCCACCAACCGGCAGTTCAGCCTGCCGGTGGCCCCGGCGGCCGGCCAGCGTTATTTCCGCCTGCGCGCACCGTGAGCAGGCCCGAAGGCGGCGGCCGCCGGCCTGGTATTGAAAGCCCCTCCGGCACGGCAGGGAGGCGGCCCGGCTGCCATCTCGTGCGGCTCGGGGCGGGATTTAACCGGCCTCCCCGGCCACCAAATCCCAGCGGGGGGAAATGTCCGCATCCCAATCCGTGGCGATCGGCGCCCGGCGCCATTTCTGCTCGGCCAGCACGCCAATCATGGCGGCGTTGTCCGCGCAGTACTCCGGCGCGGCCAGCCGCAACCCCAGCCCCGCCGCCGCGCAGGCGCGCGCCAGCTCCCGGCGCAGGCTGCGGTTGCAGGTCACCCCGCCCGAGGCCGTGACCCACTTCACCCGGCACCGGCGCGCCGCCCGCACCGTCTTGCCCACCAGCGTCTCGACGATGGCCGCCTGCACGCTCGCGCAGAGGTTGCGCAACTGCTGCGGGTCATCCGCCAGCCCCGGTTGTTTGTCCAGGAAATACCGCACCGAGGTTTTCAATCCACTGAAACTGAAATCGTCATGATCCTCGTTCAACATGGGGCGCGGAAAATCAAACGCCCGCGGATCCCCCTGCGCGGCCAGCCGGTCCATGAGCGGCCCGCCGGGATAGGGCAGGCCCAGCATCTTGGCCGTTTTATCAAAGCACTCCCCGGCGGCGTCGTCCACCGTGCTCCCCAGCACCTGATGCTGCAGGGGCCCCTGCACCCACACCAGCAGCGTGTGTCCCCCGCTCACAATGAGCGAGACATTGGGTTGCAGCTCCCCCCACTGCGCCACCGGCGGCTGGCCGCCAATCCAGGGGGAGTAGAGATGCGCCTCGTGATGATGCACCCCCACCAGCGGCTTGTTCAACGCAAAGGCCATGCCCTGCGCCAGCTTCAGGCCGGCCATCAAGGCGGTGGGCAGTCCCGGTCCGCGCGTGGCGGCGATCAGCTCCAACTCCCCGGGCGTCACCCCCGCCCGCTGGAGCGCCTCCCGCACCACCACCGGCAGGTTGCGCAGATGCTCCCGCACCGCCAGCTCCGGCACCACCCCGCCGTGCTCGGCGTGGATGTGCATCTGGGAGGAAACCACATTGGAACACACCCGCCCCTCGCACACCACCGCGGCGCTCGTCTCGTCGCAGGACGTTTCAATGGCCAAAACCGTTGGCATGGGAAATGCCCGCCGCCGGGGCGGCCGGAACCGCGCCTTATTTCATCGCGGTCTTGCCCGTGGTGGCCTCCTTGCGGGTGAACAACGTAATGCCGCGCAGCAGGTCCATGGCCCGCTCCAACTGCACATCGCGCGTCTGCCGCACGCGCTGGGCCTCCTCCTCGCTCAGATTCGCCAGCCCGCCCGGCGCGCGCAAAAGCTGCAAATCCCGCCACGCCTGATCGCCCATCGGCACCACAATGTCGGGCTTGATGCCGCGCTCGTGAATGACCTTGTGGCTGGGGGTGTAATACTTCGCGGTGGTCAGCCGCAGCGCGGAGCCGTCATTGAGTTGCACAATGCTCTGCACGGAGCCTTTGCCGAAAGTCTGCTCGCCCACGATGATGGCCCGCTGATAATCCTGCAGGCAGCCCGCCACAATCTCGGAGGCGCTGGCGCTGGCATCATTCACCAGCACCACCATGGGCAGCCGCGGATGCGTGTTCCGGCTGCCGGCGCGATACTCGCTCCGATGCGCCGGATTGCGCCCCTCGGTGGAAACCACCAGCGCGCGCGGCGGCAGGAACTTTTCCGCCACCTTCACCGCCTGATCCAGCAGCCCCCCGGGGTTGTCGCGCAAATCCAGCACCAGCGCCTGCATGCCCTGGCTCTCCAGTTTCCGCAACGCCTGCTCCAGATCCGCCGCCGTCTGCTCGCCAAACTGCAGCAGCCGGATGTAACCAATCTTGTCCGGCCCCAGCACAAACTCGCGCCGGTTGAGGAGATCTTTGACCGTGTGAATCTTGATTTCCGCCCGCTGCAGTTTGAAATCGCTCACCTGCCCGCTGGACGGCCGGTGAATGGTGAGCACCACTTCGCTGCCGGGCTTGCCCCGCAGCCGCTGCACCGCCTCCTGGAATCCCATCCGCTCGGTGCTTTGCCCGTCAATCTTCAGAATCTCATCCCCGGGCAGAATCCCGGCCCGCGCGCCGGGGGTGTCCTCCATCGGCTCCACCACCGTCAACCCCCCCTGGTTGGTGGTCACCACCAGCCCCACCCCGCCAAACGCCCCTTCGGTGTCCTTCTTCAAATCCTCAAACTTGGCCGGCTCCAAATATTCACTGTGCGGATCCAGGGTGTTCAACATGCCCTTGAGCGCCCCGCGGATGAGGGTCTGATAGCTCACCTTGTCCGCGTCCACATAGTCCATGCGCACCCGCTCCAGCACCGTGGTGAACAGCTTCAGGTTGGGATACGCCTCATCCTGCGGCGCCGCCGCCACCGAATAGAAATAAATCCGGGCGCCAATGATCAAATTAAGCACCACCAGCGTGGTGAGCACCCCAAAGTAAATGCGTCTCTTCATAAACGACACCAAGCCCCCTAACCTACCGCTCGGCGCCCGCCTTGGCAAGGGCGCCCCTCGCCAGGCCGGGCGCCAAAAGCCATGCTCAGGGAAATCCCTTAAATCTTGTCTCCCCGCTCAATATCCACGGAGGGGGGCGCGTTGGCCGGGGGCACCGCCCCCATGCTTTTCGCCGCCGCCTCAAACCGGCTCAGCCAGGAGTAATAACTCCACAGCGGCCCCACCGCCCCCCGCCGCCGCAGCCGCTCCACCAGGGCCAGAAACTCGGGGGGCGCCTCCCGCGTAATCCATCGCGGCGAGCGCCGGGCAAACTCCGCCAGCCGCCCGCTGATTCGCTCGGGGCTTAGCCCCGGCGCCACATAATACCGCGGCGCCAGCAGCGGCGTATCCCGCTCCACCAGCCCCTCCCGCACGGCCCGCTCATGCAGCGGCGTGCGCGGATAAATCCGCATCCCAATCACCGGCAGCACCACCCCCGCCGGCAGATGCTGCGAATTCGCAAAGCCTTCCTCCAGCGTCTCCTCCGTCTCCCCCGGCCCGCCGCAAATCAAAAAATGGCACGCATCCACGCCCGCCTCGTGCACCCGCCGGCTGGCCTCCAGCACCTCGCCAAAATCAAAGTGCTTGCCATATTCCGCCAGCACGGTGTCGCTGAAGCTGTCCGTGCCAAACTCCACATGGCGCAGCCCCGCCCGCGCCATCAGCCGGGTCAATTCCGCCGTCAGCCCCGCCGGCCGCAAAAAACAACCCCATGGCACCTGCAGCCGCCGGCGCACCAGCGCCTCGCACACGGCGGCGGCATGCTCCGGCGCTCCATTGAACACGCTGTCCACCACAAAAAAATAACGGGCGCCGGCCGCCTGCAGGGCGGCCACCTCCTCCGCCACCTCCTCGGCCGGCCGCCGCCGCAGCGCCCGGCCCTCAATCAGCGGATACGTGCAGTAACAGCAGCGAAAGGCGCAACCCCGCTGCGTCTGCACATTCAGCATCGAGCTGTGCTCCAAATACCACCGCACCTCCTCCGCCGGACGCACCGGCTGCGGCAGGCGCTCCAGCGCCGCCCCGTGCGCCGGGGGATTGCAAACCACTTCCGCGCCGCGCCGGTACACCAGCCCGGACAGATGCGCCACGTCCTGCCCCTCCAGCAGCAGCTCCAGCAGCCGCGGCAACGTTTCCTCCGCCTCGCCCTGCAACCCGTATTCCGCCCCGCTGAGGGACAGCAGCTCGACGGGAAAAATGGAAAAACCGCTGCCCCCCAGCACAATGCGGGCCGTCGAGTGCCGGCGGATCACCTGACAAATCCCGGCCAGCCCATCAAAAAAAGTTTCCTGCCGCTGGATGAGCACATCGTCTATGTTGCGCAACGAAATGCCCACAAAGTCAGGATTCCAGCCCGCCAGCCGCGACGCCAGCGCCTCGCCCTCAAATTGCCAGTCCAGCCATTGCGTGGCAAAACCGGCCTGCCGCAGCGCGGCATCCACATGCGCCAGCCCCAGCGGAAACACGGCGTAGGGATCCCGGCACGTATTGAGACTCATCAGCAGGCAGCGGGCGCGCTCCCCGGCAGCCCGCAGTCGGGCGGGCGTGGCGGCGGCTTCGCTCATGTTTCCGGCCTTGTCTGGGCGCCTTGCATCAGTGAACCGTCGCCTTCATAGCAAAAACCGCCGCCTTTGGCGAAGGGTTTTCGCCCCGCGGACAGGCCCCGGCCGCGGCTCCGCAATTTGACGATTTACGCGCGTCCCCATTTCTCGTACACTCAGCCCAAGGAATGTTAAACGCCCGGCAAAACCATCCCTTGTGAACGAACGCGTGTTACTCGCAGGCCCCGCCTTCGCCGGTGGCTTGGCGCTGGAAAGCGAAGACCTTGGCCCTTCAGAAGCCTGGCAGGTGCAGGTGGCCCCCTCCGGCACGGCCGCCCTGGCCGCCTTGGAGCAGGCGGCCTTTGATGCGGTGGTGGTGGATGGCGCCATCGCCGAGGTGGATCCCCGCCAGCTCCTGCGCATCGCGGCGGAGCGCCACCCGGGCAGCGAGATTTTCCTCTGCGCGGATGTCAGCCCCGACACTGCCGAAGCCCCCCCCGTGGGCGAACGCTGGCAGCTCCTGGCCAAGCCCATTTCCGCCCCCGTCCTGAGCCGGGCTTTGAAACGGGCCTTCTCCTTCCGGACCTGGCTGCCCAGCCGGGCCGCGCGGGAGCTGTTGCACAGTGTCAACATTCTCCCCAGCCCGCCGGCCACCTACCTGAAGGTGCTGCGCGCCCTGGAGTCACCGGACAGCTCGCTCGATACCATCGGCCAGATCATCGCCCAGGACCCCGCCATGACGGCCAAGCTTCTGCAACTGGCCAACAGCGCCGCCTTTGGCCTCCAGCAGCAGGTGGCCGATCCCACCACCGCCGTCATGTATCTGGGCCTCGAAACCACCAAGGCCCTCATCCTCCTGGCCCATACCTTCTCCTATTTCGAAAAATTGCGCCCCGCCGATTTCTCGCTCGAAGTGCTCTGGAATCACAGCCTCATGACCGCCCATGCCGCCCGCCAACTGGCCCGCGCCGAAAACCTCCGCGGCGAAGCCGCCGCCCCTTATTACACCAGCGGCCTGCTGCATGACCTGGGCAAATTGATTTACGCCGCCAATGTCCCCCTCAAGTTCAGCATGGCCATCCGCATGGCCCGCGATTACCAGCAACCCCTCTGGCAGATCGAAAAAAACCTCCTCGGCGCCTCCCATGCCGAAATGGGCGCGGCCCTGCTGGCCATTTGGGGGCTGCCCACCGAAATTGTCGAAAGCGTCGCTTTTCATCATGAACCCTCCCGCAGCGAGCGCCCCGGCTTCACCCCCGTCGCCGCCGTCCATGTGGCCAATGCCCTGGTGCACGAAGGCGGGGCCGACTCCCAAGGCCTCCCCCCGGCCGAATTAGACCTCGATTTCCTGAAGGCGCGCGGATGGGAAGCGCGGGTGGATCTCTGGCGGCGCGCCGTCACCTGACCCCCCGGGCCGCGGCTGACATCCGCATGAAGTGGTCCAGCTTCACCCCCGCCAATCTCAAGGAGAAAGCCCGCCAGGGCTGGCGCCGCTGGCTGGCCTGGCGTTACGCCCTGCCAGCCATTGAGCTGGCTGAGCTGGTGCCCCCCGACACCCCCGTTGCACCCCCCATCCTGGACCACATCTGCATGCCGCCCCATTATTACCGGCATGACCATGACGATTTCACTCCCCTGATGCAACTGGCCCGCGCCCGGCAGCCGGCCGTCATCGTCGAGCTGGGCACCGCCCACGGCAACACCACCGCCAACCTGTGCCGCAACTGTCCCCGGGCGCGCGTGCTCACCGTCAACGCGCCCGTCGAGGAAATGACCGGCACCGTCACCACCTTCGGCCTGCGCCGCGAGGAAATCGGCTGCGTTTATCGCCAGCACGGTTTTGCGCCGCAGGTGACGCAAATTTACGCCAACACCCTCCACCTGGACCTGGCGCCCCACCTGGGCGGCCAGCAGGTGGATTTGGCCATCGTGGATGCCTGCCATGACACCGAATACGTGCTCAACGACTTTCACAAACTGCGCCCGCATCTGGCGCCACACGGCCTGATTTTGCTGCACGACACCCACCCCAGCATGGAAGACCATCTGCTGGGCAGTTACGTCGCCTGCCTCAAACTGCGGCAGCAGGGCTTTGATGTGCGCTGGCTGCGGCACACCTGGTGGGCCCTCTGGCAACCTCACTGGCCCGTGCCCCCTCTCCGCTCATGAGCGACCCCGCCCCCGCCCCTGAGAATCCGGCCCCCGCGGAGTCATGGGTGGCCGTGACCGCCTATTTCCCGCCCATCGTCGGCGGCTCGTCCACCGTGGCCGCCAATTTGATCTCCACCTTCCGCCCCGAAACCGTGCGGGTCATCAGCGAACGGCCTGCCACGCTGGGCGGACGCCACAGCGCCGAGCCGCCCCCGGGGGTGGCCATCCGCCGTTTTGGCCTCCCCGCCGCCCTGCATCGCCTGCCGTTTGCCCGCTACTGGATTCGCTGGGGCCGCTACGGCCTGGTGCCCGCCGTGCGGCGCGCCGTGCTGGAGGCCGTCGCGGCGGGGGCCCAACGCATCGTGGCTTGGTATCCAAGCTGGCCTTTTCTCCTGGCCGCCGCCCAGGCAGCGCGCCTGACCCGTCGGCCCTGGTACACCTATCACATGGATGCTCCCGTGCCGTGGGAACAGGCCGTCTGGCCGGACCGCCATTTCCTGCGCCGCCGCCAACTGCCCCTCCTGCAGTCCGCCACCGGGCGCCTGGTAATCTCGGAGGCCCTCGCCGAGGATTTCACCCAACGCTTCGGCCTGTCCTCCACGGTCATCCGCCATGGTCTGGACCTGCGGCTTTATCCCCCCGCCGACCCGCCCCCCACGGCGGCCGACGGCCCGTTGCGCCTGGTCCACACCGGCGTGGTGGAGCATTTGCAATACGAAAGCCTGCGCCGCATCATTGACGCTGTGGCCCGCTGCCCCGAGCTGCGCGCCCAGGTCATCCTCAGCACGCCCAACCGCCGCGAAGATTTGGCCGCCTGCGGCCTGGCCCAGCCCCATGTGCAGATCGTGGCGCTGCCCACACCCGAGGTCCGCGCCTTGCAGCGCAGCGCCTCCGTGCTGCTCGCCGTGCTCCCCTTCTTCGGCACAGTGAAAGCGCTGGATTTAACGGCCTTCCCCACCAAATTGGTGGAATACATGGCCGCCGGCGTCCCCATCCTCGTGCACGCGCCGCCCGACAGCTTCCTGGCCCAACACGTGCGCCGCCATCATTATGCCTGGCTGGTGGACAAACCCGATGAAGCCGCCCTGCTGACGGCCTTGAAGGCCCTCCAGGCCGATGTGCCCCTCCGCCGCCGGCTGGCGCAGCGTGCCCGGCAGACGGCGGAGGAGCTTTACGCCCTCCCCCGCGTGGCGCAAGCCTTTGCACAGGCGTGCGGCCTGGCGCAAACCGCCCTGAAGCCCGACTTCCGTTGACGCCGCCCCCGCCCCGCGGCGGCCGCTTCCATCTTTCTCTTTATGGGCGCGGGCGGGCGGCGCATAATTCACTCCATGCGCGGCGAAGATGCGGCGGATCAATTCTGGCAACACGCAGCGCGCTGTCTGCGCGCAGGCACCCTGGTGCGCCTCCGGCTCTCCTCCCCCCGCCCCTCGCCGCCCCAGCCCGACACCTTGAAAGCCGTCCTCGCCCGCCCCGTGCAGCTCAAGGCAGGCCTGCGCCTTTCCGTAACCCGCCAGTATCCCACCCGCGACGAGGTGAAAAACTACGAGCCGGAGGAGGGGCTGCGCCAACTGCAGGCTTTGCTGCCCCAGTTTCAATCGGGTTATTTATCCTCCGCGCAGGGCGACTGGCAATGGCAGCACGGGGAACAGGGCGGCCGCCTCATCGCCCACCCTCCCCGCCTCACCGGCAACCTCTCCCTCCGGCATGACCACGAGAAATCCCACTGGCTCGACGCCACGGCGCAGGACTGGCTGCACGGGCTGGGCATCACGACCGCCGAGGGCCACGTGGCCGCCCGGCAGGCCGATAAACACCGCCAGGTGGCCCGGTACGTCGAAATCATGGCCCACCTGGCCCGCGCCGCCGGCTGGGGGCCGCCCGCAGCACCCATGCCGCTCACGTTGGCCGACATGGGCTGCGGCAAGGGCTATCTCACCTTCGGCATCTGGCACCTCTT is part of the Verrucomicrobiia bacterium genome and harbors:
- a CDS encoding SAM-dependent methyltransferase, encoding MRGEDAADQFWQHAARCLRAGTLVRLRLSSPRPSPPQPDTLKAVLARPVQLKAGLRLSVTRQYPTRDEVKNYEPEEGLRQLQALLPQFQSGYLSSAQGDWQWQHGEQGGRLIAHPPRLTGNLSLRHDHEKSHWLDATAQDWLHGLGITTAEGHVAARQADKHRQVARYVEIMAHLARAAGWGPPAAPMPLTLADMGCGKGYLTFGIWHLFRRRWQWPVTVLGLEQRPELVEHNRRLARQIGAEGLDFRAGTIAATPLPRLDVLLALHACDTATDDALLQGIRAGARLVVVAPCCHKQLRPQLGKPAPLAPLLRHGLLAGRFAEWLTDGLRTLYLEWAGYQTRVVEFVPSEHTPRNLMLAGVRRHPPFSRPALREQIVALKTFCGIQHHALDALLDGPADSSPAS